CCGCCCGCACGCGCATGATCCCAGCCGATCAATTCGCGCTCGCGTTCGCAGACGGCGGCGGTGCCGGAATATTCGCCCTCCACGATGCGCCCAAACTCGTCGGGAAACGTCGAAGCGAGGATGACTTTGCCCACATTGTGCAGCAGCCCGACGATGTAATCCGTATCGTCGTCGATATGAAAATTCGTGGTCGCGAGGATCTCGCGTGTCATGATCGCCGATCCAATGGAGTGCTTCCACAAATCGCGCCAGGGCAGCCGGAGATGGGTGCGGTTGATCTTCTCCAAATCCTCGATGACCGGCGTGGCCATGGACAACTCGCGGATCTGGCGAAGACCGAGATAAAAGACGGCCTCCTCGATGTTGTTCACCTTGGCGCTAAGACCAAAATAAACGCTGTTTACCATGCGTAACAAACGGGCCGTCAACGACGGGTCGCGACGGATGATCTCCGCGATCTGGCTGGTGATGCTTTTCTCGGATTTCACGAGGCCGGCGAGCGCACTGTTGATGCTCTGCAACGAGGCAAGCTTCGGACAGGCGTCGATGCGGCGCATGATATCCTGATCCGAGTAACGACGTCGGTCTTCAGATGGCAAAAGGGGCGCGGTCATGGATAACACGGGAAAGAAAATACACGTCGGTATACCCCTCCTCAATCGACTGAATCCGCCCGAAATTTAGGGTGTTTTTCACGAACGGACGGGATTTTTTATCCATCGAAAAGCCAGGAAATAACTTTAGTGCGCAGTCGTTGCAGGTTACTCAAATCACCGGAACAATCCGCCGGTTTTCGAATCCGCTAAACTCAAGCCATCACCCCTTAAATCATGCCCACCGTCCTGGTTATTTTGCCCGAAGGTTTCGAGGAATTGGAAGCCGTCGCCCCCATTGATGTTTTACGACGCGCCGGAGTCGAAGTGACCGTGGCCGCTCTGGGCGACAACCTCGCGGTCCGCGGGCGCAACGCCATGACGCTGCTCGCCGACACGACACTGGCCGCGGTGGGCACCCGGCTGTTCGACCTGCTTTTCCTGCCCGGAGGCCCCGGCGTAAAACTCCTGCGGGCCGATCCTCGCGTGCGCACAACCGTGCTCGCCCACCAATCCGAAGATCGCTGGCTGGCCGCCATCTGCGCGGCCCCCACCGTGCTGCACGATGCCGGCTTGCTGACCGGTCGCCGCTACACCGCCCATTTCTCGGTGGCCGATGAATTGCCCTCCATACTCACCGCAGAACGCACCGTTGCCGATGGACGTCTGCTTACATCGCGCGGCGCGGGCACGGCGACGGATTTTGGACTCCTGCTCGTCGAGAAGCTGACGTCCCCCGAAAAGTCGCGCGAAGTCGCCCAATCCATTTGCGCTTAATCACCGTATTCTGCCAAAACAAAGGCATTGCCGAACATACTCGCATTTCGTCAATTCATGCAGCGACTAGGGGTTTAACCCTAGTCGCTGTTTTTGCACATGGTGCCCACGCATACGCATTCTTCATCGGTTGCTTCCACGGGAAGTGACGGGGCGAAGCCATTACAATTTCACAAACCATGTGTGGAATAGCAGGTTACATTAACCCAGAGCTAGCACCGGTCCTGCGTGTCGAAGCCGTTGAACGCATGAATGCCGCCATGCTCCATCGCGGCCCGGATGACGCCGGCGTGGAGTCTTGGGGTGATGCGACCCTCGGCATGCGGCGTCTGGCGATTTTCGACCCGGCGCATGGCCACCAACCTATGAGCACGCCGAATGGCCGCTGGCATCTGGTGTTTAACGGAGCCATTTATAATTTCCGGGCACTCCGCGCCGAATTGGCGTCGTCGCACGATTTCAAAACCGAGTGCGATACCGAAGTTCTCCTCGCGGCCGTCGCACGCTGGGGCCAAGGCGCCCTGCCCCGTCTCCGCGGCATGTTTGCCTTTGCGGCCTGGGATTCACTTGAGCGCAAACTGCTGATCGCCCGCGACTCCTTTGGCATCAAGCCGATCTACGTTCACACGAAGCCGGATGGCAGCCTGCTCTTCGCCTCGGAGCTCAACGCGCTGCTGGCCTCGGGCTGCGTCGCCGGTGACATCGATCCGCAGGCCGTCAGCGACTACCTGTCCTGGCTGTCCGTCCCTGCTCCGCGCACGATTTACCAGTCGGTGAAAAGCCTGCAGCCGGGCGAATGCGGCGTGTGGCAAAACGGCCGCCTAACAATCACCGCCTACGACACCGCTCGCTCGCTGTTAACTCCGCCGGCCGGCTTTACCGCCGCGCGTTCGAAGCAAGAGTTCACCGCCGGTTTGCGCGCCCAACTCGAAGACACGGTGCGCGCACACATCGTCGCCGATGTGCCGGTCGGGGCGTTCCTCTCCGGCGGACTCGACTCAACCGCACTCGTCGCGTTGATGACCCGGCTCAGCGGCGCACGACTGAAGACCTTCTCGATCGGTTTTGAAGACGCCGGTTATTCCGAGGCCGAAGCCGCTGCGAGCAACGCCCGTTACCTCGGCGCGGATCATCACGCTTCAGTGCTCACCGGTGCACGCGTCGCGACCGACATCAGCACGCTGATCGCATCCCTCGATCAACCCACGGGTGACGGCATCAACACTTATTACGCAAGTCAGGCCGCTCGTGCCGGAGGCGTCACCGTAGCCCTTTCCGGCCTCGGCGCCGACGAGCTGTTCGGCGGCTACTCCTCGCTCGGAAACACCTTCCGCCTGGACCGCTGGTTACCCGTATGGAACGTAGTGCCTGGACCGATACGCAGCGCCCTCCTCACCCGCTGGGATCGTGGCAACACCCGCTCTCGCAAACTGGCCGATACGTTGCGCCACGCGAACTCACCGGCCTCGCTCGCACTGCTGCAACGCCGGGTATTCGCCGAGTCCACCCGCCGGTCCCTGCTCGCATCCGGCATCGCGTCGGCCTACTCGCCACACGCAGCTGAGGCCGCGCTCGCCGGTGACTTGCGCGACGCCAGTCTCTTCTCCGTGGCCAGCATGGCAGATGTGCGCGGCTACATGAGCGACGTGCTGTTGCGCGACAGCGATGTGATGAGCATGCGCCACTCACTCGAGCTCCGCGTGCCCTTCGTCGATCGCCCGTTCGTCAACTGGGTCAGCTGCCAGCCCGCGGCATTTAAACACACACCTAAGCAACCCAAGTCAGCGCTCGCTGATGCCCTGGCCGACCTGTTGCCGCCCGATTTGCTCACCCGCAAAAAACGCGGCTTCACCCTCCCCTACGCCGTCTGGATGCGCGGGCCGTTGAAACCGTTTCTCGAAGACACGTTCTCCTCCGCGAGCGTGGGCCGCAGCGGCCTGTTCGACGCACCGGCCGTGCAGGCCCACTGGCAAAGTTTCCTCGCTGGCAACGACACACTCGAATGGTCGCGCGTGTGGTCGCTGGCGATTCTCGTCGCGTTCATCAACCGGCCACGGCCTGCTTCCGCATGAATACGCTGCTGCTCGCCCCCGAGCTGTTTACGACCGACAGCGGAATTCCCCGCATTATGCGCCTCTACCTGAAGGCCGTGTGCGAGCTCGCCGAAAAAAAAGAGCGCGTGCGTTTCGTCACGTTGAATGACGTCTCCGTCGACTCCGCCGACCTTCGTCCCTACACAACGCCCGCCTCACTCGAACAATGGGAAGCCTGCGGCCGGGACAAACGCCGATTCATTCGCTCCACACTGCGATTAAGCGCCGGCGTAAAGTTGATCATCTGCGGACATGTCGCCCAGTTACCCGTCGCCTGGCTGGCGAGTTGGTTACGCCCGGGACTTCGCTATGTTCTGGTCGCGCACGGCATTGAAGTCTGGCGATCGTTCAACTTCTGGGAGCGTCGCGCCCTCAAAGGCGCCTGGTGCATCTTTTGCGTGAGTGAGTTTACTCGCACCGAGCTATTAAAAAACATCCCGCTGGATCCATCGCGGGTGATCGTTCTCCCCAATGCCCTCGACCCCGAGCTCGATAAAGACCGGGTGGATTCCGCATCGATCACCACCAGCCAGCCCGTGATCCTTACCGTATCCCGGCTATCCTCCACCGACCGCTACAAAGGCATCGATCACTTGATCGAGGCCATGCCCGCGATCCTCAAAACCGCCCCCGCCACGAAACTGCGAATCGTGGGCCGCGGCGACGACTCGCCCCGACTGCAATCACTGGTGCGCGACTGCGGAGTTTCCTCAAATGTGGAGTTCGCCGGATATGTGGACGACGCTCAACTCCGCCACGAATTCACCCGCTGCACGCTCTTTGCGCTGCCGAGCGAAAAAGAAGGTTTCGGCCTCGTGTATCTTGAAGCGATGGCCCACGGCAAACCCTGCATCGCCGCCAACGCCGGCGGCGCCCCCGAAGTTATCACCCCGGAAAGCGGCCTGTTGGTTCCTTATGCGGATCACGACGCGCTGGCGAAGGCCTGTAGTGAAGCCTTGCACCACGAGTGGTCTGCAACCGCGATCCGCGCCTGCGCGGAAAACTACTCGTATCCGAAATTTAAATCCCGACTATCCTCCTTGCTGTCGACATGAGCACGCCCAATCCCAGCGAAACCCTCGTCATTGAAGCCGGCCGGGCCGAACGCCATTATTGGCGCGATCTCTGGCGTTACCGAGAGCTGACTGAGTTTCTCGCCTGGCGGGATATCAAGGTTCGCTACAAGCAGGCTTCGCTCGGCATCGCCTGGGCACTGCTTCAACCGGTCGTCACGCTCGTGGTTTTCACGTTTGTTTTCGGGCGTCTCGCCAAAATGCCTGATGGCGGCATCCCTTACCCGTTGCTGGTTCTAAGCGGGCTTCTGCCTTGGCAACTCTTCTCCTCGGCGTTCAGCAACGCCAGCAACAGCCTGGTCAGCAATACGCACCTGGTATCGAAAGTCTACTTCCCGCGCCTGCTGATCCCACTGTCTTCGATCATGGTCGCGTTAATCGACTTCGCGATCGTAATCGCCCTCTACGCGCTGCTAGCGCTCTGGTTTGGCCTCATCCCGGACTGGCGCATCATCGCCCTGCCCTTTTTTATTCTGCTTGGGCTGTTCGCCGCGTTGGGGGCCGGACTTTGGCTGGCCGCACTCACCGTTAAATTTCGCGATTTCCGTTTCATCGTGCCATTCATTCTCCAAGTGGGCCTATTCCTATCCCCGGTCGGCTTTAGTGCGGCAAACCTGCCGTCTTGGCGCTGGCTCATTTCCATCAACCCGGTTGCCGGCGTAATCGATGGTTTCCGCTGGAGCCTTCTCCAAGGGCAGCAATCGATCTACATGCCAGGTCTATTCATGTCGGTGGGCATAACCCTCCTGCTCGTGTGCACCGGGGTGCGCTATTTCCGCAAGGTCGAACGCTCCTTTGCCGACATCATCTAATCCATGAGCACTCCGATGATTTCCGTAAAAAACCTGAGCAAACATTACGTGCTCAGTCACGACGCGGGCCATGATACTTTGCGTGATCAGATTGCCGGCTCCGCCCGTAATCTCTGGAAAATGCTGGCCCGCAAACAGGCCGGCCAAGCGACCAACGCAGACGATTTTTGGGCGCTCAAGGATGTTGCCTTCGACATCGCCCCCGGCGAAGTCGTCGGCGTTGTCGGGGGAAACGGCGCAGGTAAATCCACGCTTTTAAAAATCCTCTCACGCATTACCGAGCCAACATCCGGCAGCATCACGTTGCGTGGCCGCGTGGCTTCGTTGCTTGAGGTCGGCACAGGTTTTCACCCGGAACTCAGTGGCCGCGAAAACATTTTCTTAAACGGCGCCATCCTCGGGATGAGCCGGGTCGAAATCCGTCGTAAATTCGACGAGATCGTCGCCTTTGCCGAGGTGGAGCGTTTCTTGGACACTCCCGTGAAACGCTACTCGAGTGGCATGTATGTGCGCCTGGCATTCGCGGTCGCAGCTCATCTTGAACCCGAAATTCTCATCGTGGACGAGGTGCTCGCCGTCGGCGACCAGCAGTTCCAGAACAAGTGCATCGGCAAGATGCAGTCGATCGCCCGCAACAGCGGACGCACCGTTCTATTCGTCAGTCATAACATGTCCGCGGTGCTCAGTCTCTGCAGTAGAGCCTTGTTGCTAGAGCAAGGGCGTCTCTTGATTGACGGTCCGGTAGACCAAGTCGTCATGCGCTATATGCAGCGAACCGGATCCTCTAACGGACGATATGTGAGCACGCGTCCCGCCGGCAGTCTGCCCATCTCCATACGGTCCGTTGAAATCCTGGACAGCCACGGACATGTTTCTCCGGCACTTGATAACGGCCGGCCCATCACCGTTCAAATCGAGTTCACCCGCTCCGCTCATTTTACCGACCCGCTGATTCCTTCTGTCGCATTCCAGACACCGGCCGGCATCAAGGTCTTCAACCATCACAGTCAGCTGAACCAGCAGGTATTCACGTCCCTGCCCGAACACGGAACGATCCGTTTCCAGATCGAAAAACTTCCGCTCCCCGGTGCGTCCTATTATGTTTCGGTCTTTTTCGTGGCACGCGGCCGTATCGTCGATCAGGCCGAGAACGCCTTGGAAGTGCGCGTGGTGGACGGCGGATTTTACGCACAGGACGGAATCAATGAAGGCGCGCACGGTCTGGTTCTGGTCGAGGGAAAATGGTCCGCAAGCTGAGCGTCGCATCCCATTTCGCCGCTCTCTCATGTTGAAATCAATCCGAGCGTTTGCTCCGCGGAGCCTGATCAGAAAACTACGGGCGACATTCCGGAGCCATTGTGAGGAACGTCGGCAACTGGCGCATCTCTCATTACAAAGAAACGCTTTCGTGGCCGCCGGTGGCACACGACGATTCGCGCTAGGCTACGACTACCCGTGCCTCAACGACAACAAAGCCCAGATCCCGTTCGAGCCGCATTATTTTTATCATCCCGCCTGGGCCTGTCGCGTTTTGCGCAGCATTAATCCCGCGCATCACATTGATATATCGTCCATTTTTTCTTTTGCGGGGTGTATATCCGCATTCTGGCCAACCGACTACTACGAGTATCAGCCTCCGACTGTAAAACTGGACGGCTTACAAGCCGGCCGGGTTGATCTCTGCGCGCTGCCCTTCGCTGATAAATCAGTGGCCTCCCTATCATGCCTGCATGTCATTGAACACGTGGGACTGGGACGCTATGGCGATCCGCTCGACCCAGACGGTGATATCAAGGCCGCAAGGGAACTTGTCCGTGTTCTCGCTCCCGCGGGCCATTTTCTCTTCGTTACCCCGGTGGCTGAGATTGCCTCGGTGGAGTTCAACGCGCACCGCATCTACTCGTTCGAAGCCGTCATGGCGCTTTTCCCCTCGCTCAAGTTACAGGAGTTCGCGGTGGTCCTTGACGATCATCATCGCGGGCTCATACGACACGCCGACGCCTCCCTTCTCGCCGGACAGCGTTTCGCCTGCGGCTGCTTTCATTTCACCTGCCCGCTGTAGATATGATCCGTGTCCTCCTCGAAGGTCAGCTGGGCAATAATCTTTTCCAGATCGCCACCGCGCTCGCACTCGCGGAAACGCATTGCACCCGGATTATCATCGATGTCTCTAGGCTGCCTCACATGCACACCGAGTTCGATGCCCGCCGAGTCGCCGCCCTCCGGTTTTCATTTCCTCGCCGGGTAGCCTCAGTCACGCTCGACAAGATTAATCTGCGCCTGCGCGGCCGCCACAGCCATGATTTATCACGCCACGTGCGCCACCGTGAAACATCACCGGAGTTTGACCCCGCCGTGCTCACACTTGGCCGCGATGTCATACTCGGCGGGTTCTTCCAGGATGCGCGGTATTTTGCATCCATAGCCCCAAAAATCACCTCATGGTTCGACCTGTCTCCCTGGCTCGCCCTAGCCGATCCGCTCCTGCGCAAATTGGTCGCCTCGACAAACACCATTGGCATCCATGTGCGCCGTGGTGACTACCTCGACCCGGACAAAGCCTGCTTCAACGTCTGCGGTATTGCTTACTACGAACGAGCCATTCTTCGGCTGCGTGAAACCACGCCCGACGCACGGCTGATTATTTTCTCTGATGACCTTGACTGGTGTCGCACGCATTTTGCCAAGCACGCCCCTTTGATTGCTGATCACCGGCACGAGCCCTACGGCATGTTGGTCGATCTCGCTCTTCTTTCATCCTGTCAGCATCAGATTATCGCCAACAGCTCCTTTTCTTGGTGGGCTGCTTGGCTCAATCCCAACCCAGCCCGACGCGTGCTCATGCCCGACCGCTGGGTTATCGACGAAACAGTGCCCATCTCGACCAAATCCATGCGCGGCTGTGAAACTGTTCCCGTTCATGACTGAAGAGTTCATTACTCCTCCTCCGGTCCTGCTGGTGATTTTCAATCGTCCCGAACACGCTGCCCAAACGTTTGCCCGCATCCGCGCCTCACGCCCGGCCAAGCTCTTCATTCACGCCGACGGTCCGCGCGTCTCCCGACCCGGCGAAGACAAGCGTTGCCTGCTCGCCCGCCAAGCCACCGAAGAAATCGACTGGCCTTGCGAAGTCCACCGCCTCTACCGCGATCAAAACCTCGGCTGCGGCCCCGGTGTGTCCTCGGCCATCACTTGGTTTTTCGAACACGTCGAAGAAGGCATTATTCTTGAAGACGACTGCCTTCCCCACCCCGCCTTCTTTACTTTCTGCGCGCTCATGCTGTCCCGGCATCGCGACAATGATCGCATCATGCATGTCGCCGGTTCCGGACTTGCCCTAGATTCGGTCGCCAGCCCCACGATTCATTTATTGCCGTTTCCTTTGATATGGGGCTGGGCCACGTGGCGCCGGGCTTGGAGCCATTATCAATTTAAGCTGCCCTCCGAATCCGAGGTGGAGGCGACTATTCGCCACTACAATCACACCGCATCCGAACGCTCTTATTGGCGGACGACTTTTATCGCGACCCGCACCGGCGCGATCAACACATGGGATTATCAGTGGGTGCTGGCTCTCTGGCGCCAAGGAGGCTTGGCCGTGACGCCCTCGTTTGGTTTGGTTTCCAATGAAGGTCTCGGCGTCGATGCCACCCACACCCAAGGAATCAACTCAACCACCATCGCCCCACTGCTTGAATCCCTATCGTTGCCATCGGACCTCGAACTCACGACAAACTCGGCGGCGGTCAACATGGGATACATCAACCGCCACTTGTTACAGGTGATTCCGTCCACTTGGGATTTTCGTTTTCAATCGTTTGCCAGAAAAACCTCGTGGACCTGGCGCCTCTACCTCGCGCTTCGCAGCCGTTTACGCCCCCTTTTATGCCGACACTAGACGTGATCATGACGGTGAAAGACGGTGCCACCTATCTCCCGGCCGCGCTCGACAGTCTTGCCGCGCAGTCATTCCGCGACTTCCGGTTACTCGCCTGCGATGATGGATCCACCGACGACACCGCAGCCATTTTCCAGCGCGAAACCCGTTTCCCGGTTGTGCTCGTTCGCAATGCAACCAATCGGGGGATTTCGCAGTCCGCCAATAGTCTCCTGGATCTGCCGTCCGATGCACGCTATGTTGCCCGCTTCGACGGGGATGACGTCTGCGCCCCCGAACGGTTTGAGCTTCAGGTTGCCTATCTCGACAGCCATCCGGATGTAGGCGTCGTTGGCAGCAGTTTGTCCATGATGGATGCCGCGGGAACGATCACCGACCACCGGACCTTTCCCTCCACTGATTCGGAACTTCAGATTGAACTGCTGTTCAACTGTCCGCTTGCCCAATCCGCAGTCATGCTCCGCCGCTGTATCATCGGCCAACACGGCGTGCGATACGACCCCGCGCTTCACACGTCGGAAGACTACGATCTCTGGTGCCGTCTCTCCTGTCTGACCCACCTGGCCAATCTACCCAAAGAACTCACCGCATATCGCCGCCACGGTTCGGCCGCTTACTTAAGCGCCCGCAAAGAAGATTCATTGGCCGTCATGCGGAGCGTTCGCCTGCGTCACATCGAGCGCCTCTCTTTTACCGAATCCGAACGCGCTCTGCTCACTCGCGCGCTCGGACTTCAATCATATGCCGACTCTGTTCCCGGCGTCTTGGATGCCAACGGCATCGTGGGGCTTCTGCGCACTCTGGACCGGCTGTATCTAAAACCTGGATTCGCATCTCATGTCTTGGATCGTCGCAACGAAATCGGGCTGCGTCTCCTTCTGGATTTAAGCGGAGCACAAAAACTCTCCCTGCTATTGCGTGACGCCCGCCTTCGTTGCGCCTATCTTCGCGAAAAATACCGCCAGTCCGTCGGCCTCAAGCGGGAGCGTCAGCTGGCTCAATCGTCACGGGCTAAACTGGCTCGCACGATCCGCAAAAAAATCCTGTCGAGCCACGGCTCCTGCGAAAGCGATTTCCGCGTTTACGGTTTTTCAGGCGCAGATGGGACGTCGTTTGCTCCCGGAACCGTGATCGAGCATGGCTGCAGCCTCTGGTTTCCCACACCGGCCGAAGGCGGTGTGGCCACACTGCAAGCCGGTGAAAATCTGTTCCTCGGTTTTAATACACGCATCAATGTCTATCACCCCGTTGTCATCGGGGCACAGGTTTCTATTGGTGCAAACAGCTATATCGCCTCCAACAACCACCGCTATTCCCGCAAGGATGTCGCCATCCAAAATCAGGGATTCACCGGCGCTCCCGTCACCATCGGTGATGATGTCTGGATCGGCTGCCATGTCGTCATTCTGCCCGGCGTTACCATCGGCCGGGGCGCCGTGATCGGTGCGGGTAGTGTCGTGACCCGCGACGTGCCATCCGACGAGGTCTGGGCTGGCGTCCCCGCAAAAAAACTCAAGTCGCGCTGACCGTGTTGCCCATTCGAACATCCGCACCGCTCGTCACCCACCTTGCCTCCACGCTGGGCGGCGGTGCAGGCGTTGCCTTGCAGCGCACCCACTTGGCTTTGCTAAAGTCCGCTCTTCCTTCGCGCGTGCTCACGGGGCAACCGTCACTCCTCGAACAAACCGGAGTTTGCCCTGCTTCTCCACCCCCCCTCCCCGAACGACTGCTTCGGCGTGTGGGAATCCATCTGGATGGCACTGAACGCATGATGGACGAACTGGTGAAATCACGTCCGCCGTCCGCCCGCCCTGGCGACATTGAATTATATTCTCCGCCCTTCAGTCGCCACCACCCCGAACTTCATCCGTGGGTTGTCGAGGCGGACATTGTCCACCTGCACTGGATCGCCGGCTTTGTCGATTGGCCGCGATTTTTCCGAACCACGCGCAAGCCGGTCGTCTTCACTTTGCACGACCAGCAAAATTATCTCGGCGGGGTTCATTATGAAAACGATTTTACCGCCAACCCATGGCTTGCACCCTTGGAGCACCGAACCCGCCAAACAAAAAAAGCCGCCCTTTCCGGGCACTCGGTTTCGGTCATCGGCAACAGCGAATGGAACACCCGCCTCGCCGCCGCCTCGGGATTTTTCCCCCAGGGGACTACATTCCACACCATTCCCTACGCACTGGATACCGAGCTTTACTCCCCCAGGACAAAGACCGAAGCCAAAGCTGCGTTGGGACTTCCTCCGGATCACCTCGTCATCGGTTTCGCCAGCGACGATCTGGGCAACCGGCGCAAGGGCTTTGACGTCCTCATTCAGGCATTGCGTTCGCTGCCTGCCGCTGACTCGAAAGTTTCCCTTCTGAGTTTCGGCCGTTCTCCCGCCAACTCGCTTGCCGCTTCGCTTGAGCTCCCGTGGACGCATCTCGGGTTCATTGATGCAGACCCCGTCAAAGCCGCCGCCTACTCGGCAATGGATGTGTTTATCGTGCCTTCGCGTGCCGAGGCCTTCGGCCAGACTGCCATCGAAGCGATGGCCTGCGGAACCCCGGTCATTGCATCCAATGTCGGCGGCCTGCCTGAAGCGTTGGATTTCGGCCGTTGCGGACTGCTCGTTGAACCGGACCGTCCCGATCTCTTGTGCGAGGCCATTAAATCACTGCTCGATGATCCGGCTCGCCGTGGAAGCCTTGCGGGCGACGCCCGCCGACACGTTGTCTCACAACACGATTCCGTGCGCCATGCA
This portion of the Rariglobus hedericola genome encodes:
- a CDS encoding HDOD domain-containing protein, with amino-acid sequence MTAPLLPSEDRRRYSDQDIMRRIDACPKLASLQSINSALAGLVKSEKSITSQIAEIIRRDPSLTARLLRMVNSVYFGLSAKVNNIEEAVFYLGLRQIRELSMATPVIEDLEKINRTHLRLPWRDLWKHSIGSAIMTREILATTNFHIDDDTDYIVGLLHNVGKVILASTFPDEFGRIVEGEYSGTAAVCERERELIGWDHARAGGYYLTRHQLAPEIVDAVLHHNNPAAGGDSAHFTAAVQIADQVVRTAGIRGGFENVPALSEEAWLQLPGWKILYGDNERESLLAQASLLNRMRQLPAIVSGLI
- a CDS encoding DJ-1 family glyoxalase III — protein: MPTVLVILPEGFEELEAVAPIDVLRRAGVEVTVAALGDNLAVRGRNAMTLLADTTLAAVGTRLFDLLFLPGGPGVKLLRADPRVRTTVLAHQSEDRWLAAICAAPTVLHDAGLLTGRRYTAHFSVADELPSILTAERTVADGRLLTSRGAGTATDFGLLLVEKLTSPEKSREVAQSICA
- the asnB gene encoding asparagine synthase (glutamine-hydrolyzing), giving the protein MCGIAGYINPELAPVLRVEAVERMNAAMLHRGPDDAGVESWGDATLGMRRLAIFDPAHGHQPMSTPNGRWHLVFNGAIYNFRALRAELASSHDFKTECDTEVLLAAVARWGQGALPRLRGMFAFAAWDSLERKLLIARDSFGIKPIYVHTKPDGSLLFASELNALLASGCVAGDIDPQAVSDYLSWLSVPAPRTIYQSVKSLQPGECGVWQNGRLTITAYDTARSLLTPPAGFTAARSKQEFTAGLRAQLEDTVRAHIVADVPVGAFLSGGLDSTALVALMTRLSGARLKTFSIGFEDAGYSEAEAAASNARYLGADHHASVLTGARVATDISTLIASLDQPTGDGINTYYASQAARAGGVTVALSGLGADELFGGYSSLGNTFRLDRWLPVWNVVPGPIRSALLTRWDRGNTRSRKLADTLRHANSPASLALLQRRVFAESTRRSLLASGIASAYSPHAAEAALAGDLRDASLFSVASMADVRGYMSDVLLRDSDVMSMRHSLELRVPFVDRPFVNWVSCQPAAFKHTPKQPKSALADALADLLPPDLLTRKKRGFTLPYAVWMRGPLKPFLEDTFSSASVGRSGLFDAPAVQAHWQSFLAGNDTLEWSRVWSLAILVAFINRPRPASA
- a CDS encoding ABC transporter permease, with amino-acid sequence MSTPNPSETLVIEAGRAERHYWRDLWRYRELTEFLAWRDIKVRYKQASLGIAWALLQPVVTLVVFTFVFGRLAKMPDGGIPYPLLVLSGLLPWQLFSSAFSNASNSLVSNTHLVSKVYFPRLLIPLSSIMVALIDFAIVIALYALLALWFGLIPDWRIIALPFFILLGLFAALGAGLWLAALTVKFRDFRFIVPFILQVGLFLSPVGFSAANLPSWRWLISINPVAGVIDGFRWSLLQGQQSIYMPGLFMSVGITLLLVCTGVRYFRKVERSFADII
- a CDS encoding alpha-1,2-fucosyltransferase, translated to MIRVLLEGQLGNNLFQIATALALAETHCTRIIIDVSRLPHMHTEFDARRVAALRFSFPRRVASVTLDKINLRLRGRHSHDLSRHVRHRETSPEFDPAVLTLGRDVILGGFFQDARYFASIAPKITSWFDLSPWLALADPLLRKLVASTNTIGIHVRRGDYLDPDKACFNVCGIAYYERAILRLRETTPDARLIIFSDDLDWCRTHFAKHAPLIADHRHEPYGMLVDLALLSSCQHQIIANSSFSWWAAWLNPNPARRVLMPDRWVIDETVPISTKSMRGCETVPVHD
- a CDS encoding glycosyltransferase family 4 protein encodes the protein MNTLLLAPELFTTDSGIPRIMRLYLKAVCELAEKKERVRFVTLNDVSVDSADLRPYTTPASLEQWEACGRDKRRFIRSTLRLSAGVKLIICGHVAQLPVAWLASWLRPGLRYVLVAHGIEVWRSFNFWERRALKGAWCIFCVSEFTRTELLKNIPLDPSRVIVLPNALDPELDKDRVDSASITTSQPVILTVSRLSSTDRYKGIDHLIEAMPAILKTAPATKLRIVGRGDDSPRLQSLVRDCGVSSNVEFAGYVDDAQLRHEFTRCTLFALPSEKEGFGLVYLEAMAHGKPCIAANAGGAPEVITPESGLLVPYADHDALAKACSEALHHEWSATAIRACAENYSYPKFKSRLSSLLST
- a CDS encoding DUF268 domain-containing protein, which codes for MLKSIRAFAPRSLIRKLRATFRSHCEERRQLAHLSLQRNAFVAAGGTRRFALGYDYPCLNDNKAQIPFEPHYFYHPAWACRVLRSINPAHHIDISSIFSFAGCISAFWPTDYYEYQPPTVKLDGLQAGRVDLCALPFADKSVASLSCLHVIEHVGLGRYGDPLDPDGDIKAARELVRVLAPAGHFLFVTPVAEIASVEFNAHRIYSFEAVMALFPSLKLQEFAVVLDDHHRGLIRHADASLLAGQRFACGCFHFTCPL
- a CDS encoding glycosyltransferase, giving the protein MPTLDVIMTVKDGATYLPAALDSLAAQSFRDFRLLACDDGSTDDTAAIFQRETRFPVVLVRNATNRGISQSANSLLDLPSDARYVARFDGDDVCAPERFELQVAYLDSHPDVGVVGSSLSMMDAAGTITDHRTFPSTDSELQIELLFNCPLAQSAVMLRRCIIGQHGVRYDPALHTSEDYDLWCRLSCLTHLANLPKELTAYRRHGSAAYLSARKEDSLAVMRSVRLRHIERLSFTESERALLTRALGLQSYADSVPGVLDANGIVGLLRTLDRLYLKPGFASHVLDRRNEIGLRLLLDLSGAQKLSLLLRDARLRCAYLREKYRQSVGLKRERQLAQSSRAKLARTIRKKILSSHGSCESDFRVYGFSGADGTSFAPGTVIEHGCSLWFPTPAEGGVATLQAGENLFLGFNTRINVYHPVVIGAQVSIGANSYIASNNHRYSRKDVAIQNQGFTGAPVTIGDDVWIGCHVVILPGVTIGRGAVIGAGSVVTRDVPSDEVWAGVPAKKLKSR
- a CDS encoding ABC transporter ATP-binding protein, translated to MSTPMISVKNLSKHYVLSHDAGHDTLRDQIAGSARNLWKMLARKQAGQATNADDFWALKDVAFDIAPGEVVGVVGGNGAGKSTLLKILSRITEPTSGSITLRGRVASLLEVGTGFHPELSGRENIFLNGAILGMSRVEIRRKFDEIVAFAEVERFLDTPVKRYSSGMYVRLAFAVAAHLEPEILIVDEVLAVGDQQFQNKCIGKMQSIARNSGRTVLFVSHNMSAVLSLCSRALLLEQGRLLIDGPVDQVVMRYMQRTGSSNGRYVSTRPAGSLPISIRSVEILDSHGHVSPALDNGRPITVQIEFTRSAHFTDPLIPSVAFQTPAGIKVFNHHSQLNQQVFTSLPEHGTIRFQIEKLPLPGASYYVSVFFVARGRIVDQAENALEVRVVDGGFYAQDGINEGAHGLVLVEGKWSAS